A genomic region of Pseudomonas sp. RSB 5.4 contains the following coding sequences:
- the cobU gene encoding bifunctional adenosylcobinamide kinase/adenosylcobinamide-phosphate guanylyltransferase, which produces MLQLILGGARSGKSRLAEKLASASHLAVTYIATSQPLDGEMNERVAHHRARRPVEWTLIEEPLQLARVLRENASAERCLLVDCLTLWLTNLLMLDDAARLAAEREALLDCLASLPGEIIFVSNETGMGVVPLGELTRRYVDEAGWLHQALAERCQRVVLTVAGLPLTLKGPAL; this is translated from the coding sequence ATGCTCCAACTGATCCTCGGCGGCGCCCGCTCCGGCAAAAGTCGCCTGGCGGAAAAACTCGCCAGCGCCAGCCACCTGGCGGTCACTTACATCGCCACCAGCCAGCCGCTGGACGGCGAGATGAATGAACGCGTCGCCCATCACCGCGCGCGGCGTCCTGTGGAGTGGACGCTGATCGAAGAGCCGCTGCAACTGGCCCGTGTCCTGCGTGAAAACGCCAGCGCCGAGCGTTGCCTGCTGGTGGATTGCCTGACGCTGTGGCTGACCAATCTGCTGATGCTCGATGACGCCGCGCGTCTCGCTGCCGAGCGCGAAGCCCTGCTGGACTGCCTGGCGTCATTGCCGGGAGAAATCATTTTTGTCAGCAACGAGACCGGAATGGGTGTCGTGCCGCTGGGCGAATTGACTCGCCGCTACGTCGATGAAGCCGGTTGGCTGCATCAAGCTCTGGCCGAGCGTTGTCAGCGAGTCGTCCTGACCGTCGCCGGCCTGCCCCTGACCCTGAAAGGACCTGCGTTATGA